In Euphorbia lathyris chromosome 2, ddEupLath1.1, whole genome shotgun sequence, the sequence AGAAAAGCCAAGGAAGATGCTATGATGGAtaaggaagatgaagatgaagatgaggacTTTGAGAGGTTCAGCGAAGAAGACGAAGATGATGATGGTATAGatgaggaggaagatgaagaagttggaAGTTTCTCTTTTAGGTGATGTTTTCTTGAGCTAACTAACTTCATATATGAACTTACATAGAATTGATGATAGGTAATCATGTGctctgtttgttgtttgtttgtCTGTCAATATTTTGTTTTGTGAGCTCATTTTATAATGAGTTTGAGTGTTTTAGATTGGAGATTTGGGATTATTGACAAACCTAATTACTTGTTTATACTCATAAGTAGTTGTTATTAGTGGTTAATACATAACATAACATCAGGTTTAGTCATTTGCACTAGTATCTATGGTATTTTCAAAAGTATATCTGTTTGGATCAGTTGTTTTTTTGGCCTAATACATCTGTTTGCCGATGTCTTTGGCCCAAAACTTCAACAGTACCTTGAACTTTCAGAAGTCCAAATGATCACGATTGTTTCAATAACCCCTTATTTTTCAATAGAATTTGTTAGATATGGAGAATGGGAGATGTGTTTGCCAAATAGACAAAAAAATTAGGAAATTTTGAAATTCAATTTTGAAATTCATGGACAGATGTAACTAGATAAGTTATTGAATATAATTGGACAAAATAGAATGCAATCGGATTAAAATAGGTGATTGGATAAAAATAAGAGGTATTTGTAACTTTTAAAAGTTAAGcaagccttttttttttttccgggTGAATGGAATTTTGTTGTTTGGGTGAATGGAAAAGATTGAATGGAcgatattatttgattttttttttccttatcaGCTGATGTTTTTAAATCATTGCCAAGGGTGCAACCCTTTAGCCACTGGAACCGCCCCTATCATGTGTGGTTCAAGgcgtttttctgtttttggtagATTTAGGATTGGGTGGTTAATTAGCTCAGCTTGTTTTAATTATAAAAGTAAaatgaaattatagaaattaatttttagtaAGTTCTTTTAAGTTGAAAATACTTTCAAGTTGAAAATCTAACTTTGTGGAAATGTGTAGTGTTTAGGAAGTTGATTTGGTGATGGAAACAAAGAAATGGGAGAGGAGATCTAAGCTTGTAAATTGATTTTTCGTAATTTTTTAGTTAAGAAACTACTATTTGCATTTGTCCACGTCAACATGCTGAATCACCTTAACATTAAGAATGACAATGAGTACTCTATCCATAAGTACTTGACATTATGTGACTATCCGTATCTTATATAAAAAGGTATGAGACGGATATGAGTTCAAGAAAGTTATATGTGATGAGTATGGGAATAGCCCATTGGATACCCGTTATTCGCCatatatttcactttcatcaATCGACTGTAACCactaaatcaatttatttttatttagattTTATAATTTGGAAtctttgttaaatttataattatttatggaTGTTTTAGTCAATTTATCTTTTGTTAAATTGTAATACCTTTTGTTTATATATTGATTCTTAATGGGTAAAGGTATCTACAATTTAAATGGGATGAGTACAAGATTTATGAAGTATATTGTTATGATAATGGGACGGacacaaataattaaaaaataaacgagtAAGGGTTACCCATTGTCATTCCTACTAACAACTATCGCTCAAGTTCGgtagaaaagttaaataagggttgGTTTTATAATGGAATTTATAATTAAGGATTTAATGTGAAAAAATGATTAATACGAGGTTTGATCTGTTAAATtcctaagtttttttttttaaaaaaattttacaTTAATGGTgcattttatcattattttgtatttttcatgaTGGGATTATATCGTGATAATACTAATTTAATAGTTGAAAACAAAGTAGTAATTGAATAATTAATGTCATTTTATTATGATTTAAGTATGATTATACAAGCTGGAAGAAGCTTTGTAGGGCCAATTTCTTTTTCGAAAATTACAGGTGTGACGGCATGAAAAATGTTGCTGAATCAAATGTGATAATTGATGAACTAAACGTCAAGAAAGCAGGAGTATCATTTTTGCCACCGTGGCCTCGTGTCATGATGCCTTATCAACCTcatgaaaatattaaattttatttcaaaaaaataaacaaataaataaataaatctggtttctatataatattaaaaaaagaaaaaaaaatattctggATTTTACATTAACGAAAAGGTTCAATTACATTTTACTCGATATCTTGACGTTCTAAAATCATCAATTTCAGTCTTTAAAATCGAGTTTTAACATTCTAAAATCACCTATGGGATTCCTAACATATGTTAAAACTAAAACGGCAATTGGATCACTctcataattaaaataaaattttagttcCATTATTTTATGTTCTCAATTCAATTTTGATTTGTATTTCCTAATGCATTAGAGTATGATTAGTGATTTTAGAAGGTTAGAGATCTATTTGATTTTCAGGGGTTAGGGGTATCCGTTGGTTTTGGAGCGGGCTAGACTAGTAACTGTTTTCTTTGCCTGAAAGATGCTTCGAATACCAAACAACTATAGGATTTGTCATGAAAAAAGACACCACTACTTCGCCTCTTTGTTGGACCGTCGGCTTCCCCTTTAGGGAAGAGTGGACTTCAGTATAGTTTGCCGGAGACTAGCTCATCCTCTTCGATGCGGACGTATCGGTGCATAAGCTAGGATTTTCTGAAGAAGCACCACTTCTTGCTATCTAGACTCAAACATATCCAAGTCTGTGGACTGCGTTCTTGCCCAACTCGCCTAAATGGATTGGTTCAAATCTGAAAAAGAACTTATGGAAGTCTCATGATGTTTATGTAATGACTTGTTCTGGAGTGGGTGGTGTCGGGTTAGAAACCTGAATAAAGAGTAGTCCTAAGTGATGGTGATGAGGGTAAGAAGGAAATGGATCCCACATTGGAAATTGAGAATGAGTgaccaaggttgtaaaaaacgttaAGCGCTAGTCAGGCGGATAAAACATTTGAGGATTAATATTAATCGAtgattaatcagatttgtatttttatattttttatttgttaatcaataaatttttatataaattcaattaaaacatttattatactatctaaaagtAGTAATAGAAAATTATATAAtagaaaaatacatatatttgcaacatatatctttaaaaatatgcAAGCAACAACGTTTCAACAACATGTCATTGAAGCaactcaaaagtgaattataataaagccacaaataaattcacaataaaaaataattttgttcATCGTTGCTTAGGCGGCACCTAGGCGGTCTAAGCGGCGTTGAGGCAGCCTAGGTGGAGCCCAGACGTCTAAAATCACctaaaggcaaaaaaaaaaaaagtctaaaaGGACTAATCGGAAAAAATCGTGgcggattctcgatttcgagcacaaggtttatttttgtacttttctttttatagtaacatatcataaatatatgattagacgtgaaaaaaataaaataaaaattaaaaagtatattgtattttatacgagttagataaaaaaatttcaaaaatttcatcggattaaaaaatattaactctaattctattattaaatcacagaaaCGATAGGATTTTTTTAAGAATCAATTTATGTGCTTAGTATGGAAGAAGAAAGAACAAAATATctttgttttataataatatttaaaatttactaaaattaataatgttaatatttttacaaatttttaaaaaaattacaaaatactACTACTATTTTCATCTGAAACGCTAGTAAATTCTTTTAAATTGTTCCGAAGTAACAAACACAGCTTTAGCTTACTTTTTTCCCCGAATGATTAGCCAATAATATAGAAGCAGCTTTCACGAGTACAAAAGTCACTCCTTTATCCATAtctttaaataattaaaatcagaattatcttttaattaatccTTTTCCAAGTCACATtctgaaaaatatatatttaaaaacccCCGAAAAACAGATCAAAAAGCTGCAAAGTTCATTCATTCTTCACGTTTTACTCTCTCCCCTGTTCTTCGCTTTTCGTTTGCCGTCTCATCGATCGGTGAACTAATCGGAATCAAATCAACTATGGCCAGACACGAAGAACTTCCCGTTCCAATTCACTCATCCTTAGAGCCAGTCTACGGTGACGCCTCTTCTCTCGAAGAAGCTCAGCTTAGATTCGATAGAATGAAGTCTAAATTCATCGATTTTTTTGGACATCCGCCTCATGTTTTTGCTCGCTCTCCAGGTGAATATCGCTTTATTTCTCTCTCTGCGAAGTTAGATTTGATCGAATGAAGTCTAAATTGAATTCAATTGCTAAATTCTTTTATGTTTGAGGAGAACTGAAGTTTCGATAATTGTCGgtgtttgatttttttgttgttgttgttgttgtgtgtGTATGAGGAGCAGGGAGagtgaatttgatgatttgatAGAATGAAGTCTAAATTGAATTCAATTGCTAAATTCTTTTATGTTTTGAGGAAAACTGAAGTTTCAATAATTGTCGGTGTTtgattttgttgttgttgtgtgtgtgtgtgagtGCAGGAAGAGTGAATTTGATCGGAGAACACATTGACTATGAAGGTTACTCTGTTTTGCCTATGGCAATCCGGCAAGACACCATTGTAGCAATACGCAAGCATGATGCTGCAGAGGCTGATAAGGTCCTTCGAGTCGCTAATGTTGATGATAAGTACAGTCTGTGTACTTATCCTGCTGATCCTActcaggtttttttttttttttttttttttttttgttctgaaTCTTGCTTGTGCTTATTTTGTTCTGCTTAATTATTGTAATTGCCGAACTGATTTTTAAATGGAAATTTTTATCATGCAGGTAATTGACTTGAAAAATCATAGATGGGGTCATTATTTCATCTGTGGGTGAGATTCGAAATCTATAATTAGTATTTAACTGCGGTTGAGATTGAGATTGGTGTGGTAAATTTTGGGCTTCTGTGATTTCCAGGTACAAAGGTTATTTTGAATATGCTAAATTAAAAGGACTGGATGTTGGTGAACCAGTTGGACTTGATGTTCTTGTTGATGGAATTGTCCCCACAGGTGTGCTAACAATTTAATTAgctctgtattttcaaaaacagtTTTGTTTAATGATCTTTACTTCAATGTTaagttttgtgtttttattactGTTGCAAAATCTTTTGCATTTATGAAATAGCATGTAAACCATTGAATTACTCAATACCCCTTTATTTCTGCCAATTATGTGAAGACATTGTAACATTGTGATATATTTTCTGTGTGTTTAGctgtttatatatatactctctcATTCCAACTAAATCTTAGTGACCTTTAATCATGGCAATTGGTGAGTTGTGGGGATAAGCTGTGAAGAGACTGACACTAGGAAACAGATTCAGTTGTGTCTTAGGTCTGAATCTTATGAAGCGTAATAAAATGATTGATTCCCCACATAATTATTAGCTAAAATTATCATAAGTAGAGAAGTTCAAAGATAAGAAAAACAGAGACAGTTGTTGTTAATccaggttattattattatttttttttaaaacaaggTTAGTTGGTTTAGTATACaggaatatatataaatttaagttTGCAGACTTCAATTACTaaataattttgtaaaattataataaatgatGACTACAGAAATTCATCATGATCATGGTTAATGTGCCAAATATGTAGAGTAATCTATGGTATTATGGTATATAAAAGATATAATGTATTTGTGATGTTTCTTTTCATACATATGACTAAATTGTTTTCACTTGTCTAGGTTCTGGTCTTTCAAGCTCTGCAGCATTTGTCTGTTCTTCTACAATTGCTATTATGGCAGCTTTTGATGTGAACTTTCCCAAGGTATGCCTTTCTCACTCTCTTATAACGTACTAGCATACAATTTAGTTTCACGCTTAATCCATTCTAAAATGTTTCTTTTGTCACTAAGCATAAAAGCATAGTGGAGAAATTGTTATTTTGCACAGTTCTATGGCATTATCTACTATAAATACTGCAAAGTCCAATCTAAAATCGTTATGCAAAACATACCTGACCCGATTGGTAATGAAGAAGATTGATTTGAATGTAATTATACAGTTATACTCACTACATGATATCTTTTGTGAATTAAATAGGGATTGTATTGGTTTGAGAACTGTTTAATGTTGAAATAATATATGTGATTTCTAACATGTAGTGCAAGACTGGTAGTATCTATATGCTGCATCTCCAGATGGTGAATAATTTCTACAAGTTTTAGAATGAGCTAAAAGTAGACTTTGTTATTCATGTATCcctttacaacaacaacaacaacaacaaagccttagtcccgaaatgattcggggtcagctaacatgaaccatcatataaaaccgtgaaaatcaagtcgtgtcccTTTATTCATGTATCCctttatttagttttatttcatttctgttgtttttCTTTCTCATGCCCTGAATGATTCTtactttcttcatctttaacAGAAAGAAGTTGCACAACTCACGTGTGAGTGCGAAAGACACATTGGAACGCAGTCTGGAGGAATGGACCAGGTTATATTTTAAGCTAGTGACTCTTCGTGTACTTCTGTTGTAACAAAGCCTAACAgctgttcttcctttcctttgttattacatttaaaaaaaaaaatctaatcaCCCTTTAATTGAAATACTGACACATTTAGATATGCTTGTATCTCTTTGATTCTGTTGTCTGAACTTCTGTTATCTCTTCTGCATTTTAttagatgatataattttaatttaaaactatCATTGAAACAGAGGCATGTCACATGAACGTTCTTGTTGCATAGAGAAAATACTTAGATTATTTCCCTTGGCAGGCAATCTCAATCATGGCCCAAACTGGATTTGCTGAGCTCattgattttaaccctattCGTGCAACTGATGTGCAACTTCCAGCTGGTGGAACTTTTGTAATAGCACATTCTTTGGCAGAGTCTCAGAAGGCAGTCACTGCTGCGACTAATTACAATAACAGAGTTGTTGAATGTCGACTAGCTGCTGTAAGCATTCTTTTTCCTATGTATGTTTATTTGCCGGGTTAGTCAAAGTTCTGTTTTCCATTTGATTGGAATATCTCCCTTATTGAAACCTCCTTTTTTCCCCCCTAAAGCCACAATTTTAGTCTTTATAATTCTTTCCTTATTATACGTTTGAGGTATATTAATACTTGTGCTGTCTTTTTGGATATCTCTTCAGATTGTACTTGGAATCAAACTCGGAATGAAGCCACAAGAAGCAATAGAAAATGTGAAAACTCTATCAGACGTCGAGGGGTTATGTGTATCGTTTGCTGGTAGTCATGGTTCTTCTGACCCTGTTATTACTGTTAAGGTATTTTCAGATGCCTGCTTGTTAACGTCTAATAGAATTTATTGGTTATAGTCCTCTTGAGGAATGAGACACAAATGTGAAATTATAATAAACACTCTTATTGATTATAATGATATTGCAATGTATTTATACTAATAATTACAATCTCTAATTATTATTCTACCCTTgatatttatatacattaatACCTCTATTACTAATAAACTATCACTCCTCTCTCTATTCTATAGGAATTGCTGAAAGAAGAACCTTATTTGGCCGAAGAGATTGAACAAATCACTGGGGAAAACCTAACATCAGTTTTCAGCAATTCGCCAAGTTCGCTGGATGTGCTAAAAGCAGCAGACCGTTTCAAGTTACATCAGGTACTGTGGTATATGTTTAGTTTGAATTACCATTCAAGTTTTGCATCCAAATATAAGAACACATGATATGCATTAGTCTACTTTCTGGTTTTACACATTATAAGTAAGTTGTCTTTATTTATCTGaagatcattttttttatttgtcttgcATTCTTGATTCAGAGGGCTGCTCATGTTTACTCAGAAGCTAAGCGGGTACATGCTTTCAAGGACGCTGTATCATCAGATTCAAGGTGTTCATTCACTAATTTTCTAGTAAAGCTTCAATTTATTAGAACTGTGTTTTATTAGAAAAACTATAATCTTAAAAAGTTATTACATACGGTTAACTTTTAGGATATTAAGAATGTTAGAATTGACTCTTGAAGAACTATTTGTCAGTGATGAGGACAAGTTAAAGAGATTGGGTGACCTTATGAATGAGAGCCACCACAGTTGTAGTGTTCTATATGAGTGCAGGTACAAAATGTCATACATTACTAAGTTATAATCATTCTATAAAAGTTTTTATATTTCCATAAGCCCTAAGTTGTGTTTTTGTATCTCTCTTTCCTTGGTGGTAACAGCTGCCCGGAGTTGGAAGAACTCGTAAAAATTTGCCGGGAACATGGTGCATTAGGCGCGAGGCTTACTGGCGCTGGATGGGGTGGCTGTGCAGTAGCTTTGGTGAAAGAGCCTATTGTTCCACAATTCATCCTTAACTTGAAGGTAGTTTAACAAATCATTTTTCTTTGTGAGAGTAAATTACATTTATGGCCCCTGAATTATAATGCTACTAACATTATGGCCTTAAACTTAATTACTATAACATTAAAGCCCAAATCAACGAAATCTATTAAAAAATTAACGGAATGATGAGGATaaagttgacattaccataattTTTTGTGACATGGATAAAAAAGTCAATAATGTAGTCAAACTTGTTCAAATCATCATTTCGTTAAACTTTTGGGATAAAGTGCAATTTTAACCTTAATATTGATAGTCAAAAACAGTTTTACCCAATGTTGAcaaattgagttaatttgagaaataattcatcaaattatcttctcAGTCGTGAATTGTAATTTCCACTGCATATATGCATCATTTTATGGATCATCAATAAaacatcacaaacatatgtatagaagtagaaaaaaaattataatattttctcgatttttttttaaaaatccaaatatttcatcgcatttaattctattacaaaATTACAAAGAACATAAGTTTTTTTTAGTACCAACTGATATAGAATAAAAGAAcataatatttttcttttaaagatgtctgaaattgacccaacttgtcaacattagaggtaaaattacttcagGCCGCGAATGTTAAAGTTGTATCGTTCcgaatgttaagggtaaaattgttcttggttgTCAACGATAGAgacatttttacaccttatttctaaatttttttacacATTTCTTGTTGATTCGACTTtaatgtttgattttttttaatcaagaaATGAAATTTAGGAGCCGTAACGTTAGTAGTGCTATAGTTTAACGGTCATGGGTGTGTCTTACCATTGTTGTATCTAGAGTCCAGAACTAATATTTTTTGTATTATCAGGAAAATTTCTTTCAATCAAGGATTGACAAGGGCTTAATCAACAAGAGTGATCTCGGACTTTATGTTTTTGCTTCAAAGCCGTCGAGTGGGGCTGCCATTTTCAAGTTTTAACATCTCTAACTAGGTCTGTGTTTTTTATTTAACCCATCATTTAttcaaattcaaaaaaaaactt encodes:
- the LOC136220088 gene encoding galactokinase, whose translation is MARHEELPVPIHSSLEPVYGDASSLEEAQLRFDRMKSKFIDFFGHPPHVFARSPGRVNLIGEHIDYEGYSVLPMAIRQDTIVAIRKHDAAEADKVLRVANVDDKYSLCTYPADPTQVIDLKNHRWGHYFICGYKGYFEYAKLKGLDVGEPVGLDVLVDGIVPTGSGLSSSAAFVCSSTIAIMAAFDVNFPKKEVAQLTCECERHIGTQSGGMDQAISIMAQTGFAELIDFNPIRATDVQLPAGGTFVIAHSLAESQKAVTAATNYNNRVVECRLAAIVLGIKLGMKPQEAIENVKTLSDVEGLCVSFAGSHGSSDPVITVKELLKEEPYLAEEIEQITGENLTSVFSNSPSSLDVLKAADRFKLHQRAAHVYSEAKRVHAFKDAVSSDSSDEDKLKRLGDLMNESHHSCSVLYECSCPELEELVKICREHGALGARLTGAGWGGCAVALVKEPIVPQFILNLKENFFQSRIDKGLINKSDLGLYVFASKPSSGAAIFKF